The following is a genomic window from Episyrphus balteatus chromosome 1, idEpiBalt1.1, whole genome shotgun sequence.
tttaaattttaagtggagcgattgtatataattcaattttaaagttcaaatgacctcaactccaaagcgtttcgcccaggtacgacagtgggctcatcagttagatctatCGTACCCTTTTCCTTTTCATGAAACCGTGAAGACTGCTCGCAATATTTTCTTGTTGGGACCTTCATATTTTCGTAAGATGTGTTAATTACGTTCTCATGAGTGTTCATGCaagaaaaagtttgtttacatcCAAAACGGGGTGTATTaaaattcctttaaaatattGTGGGGTCTGATGGTTGGAAAACAAAAAGCCTTTGGAGATGCCTCAATATATTTGATGAGCGAAACAATCATCTCCAGGCAGCTCTTTGTCTAGCTGTTTCCTGTTGCGTACATCAAGTTGTTTAGCGTTGTTCTCCAATCGAGTGCGCCACCTGAGATGAGGTCTTCCTCTTCTACGTTGCCCATTGAGGTTGGGTACGAAAACTCGACGGGTGTTCATACGCTCTGTATGACCAAGCCATTTTAACTGCTGAATTTTCAGCTTCTGACCAGGTAGATGGTTGTATCTTTTCCTCCACTCTCCCTCGATGCCAATTGGACCGAACACTACCCGCTTCTTTTAAATCAACACAGAAGATTCCCGTCGCTTCTTGTCAATGTCTATGGTTCCGTCCCACAGAGcggttttttgatttaaaacctGTCCAAATATGTTTGAGTACATTATTCACTTCAAACAGCTACTAAAAGTTTTtggaaggaaaaatttaaacttaagtgcttacccacttatCTCCCGATAAGCcgggaaaatttttgtttttaaattaaaagacaGCATGTACAATCCTGGGGCCCTATTTAGAAAAATcgattatcgttgaaactacttcgttATCGTTGAAATGCGATTACTCGTTAATTTTTACGATTCCTATTTACTTATCGTTGAACATTCGTTTTTGTTTAGCTATCATaatattaggtctgtttgggttctttttgcacaaaaatatgaaacctgtcaaattttaaggagtggggatgaaattctctcagagaaagaaaaattttgtaaaagtacccaaacgcttttggcacaaaatttttgctactttttctacaacaacaaaaatgtaaacaacaacaccaattgcaaaaaaaaaacaaagaaaggaaaaatatcaaaacattttgttttgttttacaaacacttttttttattcattttttcataaatcatttataaaataaagcacttcttaaccattaaaacacgaaaaataaaaataaaaacacaaaacatagcCACATCGCCATGTTTGTACTTTgtattgttcattaaaaaatgtaaacacaaataaaaaaaaaaagaaatgaataatattaaaaacactttgttttatttttgaaacactttttttattattttgttcataaaatattaatttgttttgagcATTACAtcacttaaaactaaataaattttaaaaaaacaagaaaaaaatccacgccaccatgtttgtagtttgttttctttatgttgtgcgacaagaacaaataaagaaaaacagagaaagcactaccttttgacagatttcagatttttgttcgatgaatttttttgggcagaaattcgcaagaaggggaaatttttttctctctcgcggccatcttttttgtaaaaaaaaatgtacaatttcagagtacccaaacaggaattgggttaaaaaagttgaaaaaagttgaaatatttctgttttaggcagtacccaaacagacctattgtTGCGTCTGCAGTTAGAATGCATAaataattttagtaaaattcaaagCCTTCAGGTAGACAACAGATTCCTGTCATGTCATGTCCTGTCATTCATAATGTTAACATTATCTAACgaaaatgtactttttatattttagagccaatttttcaccCGCCAGCTAAACCCCAGTTAAGACTTATTCCtgcgaatagtttttttttgcatactgACATTATTCTTCTGATTGTCTAACAGTAGGATGAAACCGCTCATGctcctttaagaaaatataaattaaacaaaataaaatgttattccGCATAATAAATAATCTAGTATAAATCGCCAATCTAACTGGTCAAACGTTGTACTGCTGTAGTATTCTGTGCAGTAGTGTGATTCGCTATCGTGTCAGTTAAAAAACTTccaagcgaattttttctgaaaatcatgttccatagaaaaaaaattcgcctcaaacgaagcagaattcgacttttttttaatccctcttttttgagagatttacacggatttgcacacacactcaGAACaattgacatttctcaaacgtcaagctgacaGTTTTCTTCGTgtggtttgtttatttgagaacatcaacttcaaataaagagtatacattttaattgaatatcgtatttttattgcggaaaaatatgaaataaataaaaaaaacaatgtgcgatcaaaatatattttttccttgcatagttcttgtgaaaaagtcaaattactgtaacttttcttctcgtaattgtcatcagaaaattttttctccgtaaaaccacagcatacggccaaaataataaccttctacttcatcttcactcagatcttaataataactgcaatttccctttgattctgattaaaataactttatattaccaaagaacataaacaaaattatttatcaaaggaatctctgttTTTATTtggcagaaattgttttggtttcagcttgtGGTTCGTGTAAatattgttgtcaaatgacacacatacaatcgcaaaaagaattcggtctgttggcatgttcctttttaagacctaaaattcgattttttttaggcgattcaaaaaattgaaaggaattcgacattaggaATCAAAAAAACGGTATCCAAATATGATCGTTTCGCATTCCGGATGGGACGGTCCCGGACAGTTCTAAGAAAATCGTCGGTCGTGCGTTGAACTCAGGACACTTCAATTCTGTTGTGTTCTTTGATTGTCCATTCTGTAGCatttttcagatattgttttttgTCTGCGGCAGTCCCCGAGTGCCacaaatcttttttaataaaagaccattaaaaaagctaatagtCCGTCTCGACTCTCGACTAAGGCAAATTTATCCTATaaatttgaaatgagataaATCTCACTTCTCACGAAGTGACTAAGAATAGGTATTAATAAATTATCTGCGAACGCACACATTTCATTTGAATCACTTCATTTCCTTACTTCATTCACTTCATTTCCAAATCAGGAGGTGAAAATCATgtaatttcaaatatgaaatttgtaTCAGAAAATTTTCTCATTCGCTTTAACCGAAACGCTCTATAAACGACTAAAAGTACGCAAACAGATCTGTAAATTGTTCTTACTACTCGCCACTTGAGGGATATTGTTGTCGCAAGTGCAAGAATTTCTCTCATGCGATTTAGTACTATTTCATCACGAATCCAATGTAAAGTTCAAATATAGATGGCGTTGTATATTTGACAGATAAATTACTCGTAAGGTTAGTTTTACGCAATTTTTCACTCGATCTCCGTGGGGAGGcagataaaccaaattttaaagtgaaaaatctttaaattatatgtgaaaatttcataaaagtacataaaatcaacttATCTAATATGTATGGCTATGTAGGATTGCGTGCTCTTGCACCATTGACATCATCGTTGCTAGGAAGAAGCATCAATAAGttgattttgaataaaagaaTTTTCACATGTGATTACTGCCGTAATGCTCCTTCGGTCTCGGTTGTGGCATCAGGACCCTTATTCAACCAAACTATTCGTAAATACGCAGtggagaaaaaagtttttgagcGTTCAAAGCCCCATTGCAATGTAGGAACGATTGGCCATGTTGATCATGGTAAAACAACACTCACTGCAGCCATAACCAAAGTTCTAGCAGACCGCAAGTTGGCTGAAagcaaaaaatataatgaaatcgATAATGCCCCCGAAGAGAAAGCTCGTGGTATTACCATCAATGTAGCCCACGTCGAATACCAGACTGAAAACCGACACTACGGTCATACTGATTGCCCTGGACACGCTGATTACATAAAGAACATGATAACTGGAACAGCACAAATGGACGGAGCTATCTTGGTTGTAGCAGCTACTGATGGAGCTATGCCCCAAACGAGGGAGCATTTATTATTGGCCAAGCAGATTGGTATAAGTCATATTGTGGTATTCATCAATAAAGTTGACGCAGCGGACCAGGAAATGGTTGACTTGGTTGAAATGGAAATTCGCGAGCTGATGTCTGAAATGGGCTACGACGGAGACAATGTTCCCGTGATCAAGGGTTCAGCATTATGTGCTCTCGATGACAAGAGCCCTGAGATAGGTTCAGAGGCTATCTTACAGTTATTGAAGGAAGTTGATACTTTTATTCCTACACCAGTTCGTGAGTTGGATAAGCCTTTCTTGTTGCCTGTAGAAAACGTTTACAGCATTCCTGGGCGCGGAACTGTTGTGACAGGGCGTCTGGAACGTGGTGTAGTAAAGAAAGGCAATGAATGTGAATTTGTTGGTTACAACAAGGTAATCAAGTCAACCGTTACTGGAGTAGAAATGTTCCATCAGATTTTGGATGAAGCCCAAGCTGGAGACCAATTAGGAGCACTTGTTCGTGGATTGAAACGTGATGATATTAAGCGGGGCATGGTTATGTGCAAACCAGGTTCAGTGAAAGCTCTAGATCAAATCGAAGCTCAGGTTTATATTTTGAACAAGGAAGAAGGTGGTCGTACAAAGCCATTTATGAGCTTCATTCAACTGCAGATGTTTTCGCGAACATGGGATTGTGCGGTGCAAGTGCAAATACCCGACAAAGAAATGGTTATGCCTGGCGAAGATACCAAATTAATTTTGAGACTTATTCGCCCTATGGTTTTAGAGCAAGGCCAAAGGTTCACATTACGCGATGGAAATTTGACTTTGGGAACTGGTGTGGTAACAAAAGTCTTACCGGTTTTGTCACCAACCGAACGTATGGAACTAACTGAAGGAAAGAAAGCACGCGAAAAGAAGCAAgctgttaaaaaatgagtaaaacaTTTACTTTAATCTATTGTTTTCACTCTTTCTTTAAGAATagttcattattttgtatttttagttattataattgataaaaatgtcaTACTAACAAACAATATATGGTATTGAGTTTTTATTGTCTTCTACGTTGTTTGTTTTTGGgtttaatataattaaaatgttaacacaaaaaaaaaaaaattttagcacaAAATTGACGAAAATTGACGTGGGCTCAAAAATTTGATCTACATAGAATTATAATTATCATCACTTCACTTAAGGCTCGTGAGCATGGTATTAGGATGTTTAAACGATATGCAATAATTGCAACTGCATAAGCTTTCATATTTCATATCGTCGGCTTAGAGTGTAAACCTGCTATCTCCACTTAAGTAAATTTTACAAGGGAaaggaaaaatcaaaaatagttcttgtcaatttaaaagaaaaatccaAAATGCCATTTTTTCTGTATTAGATACTCTTCATTTCATGATTAGTACTCTTCATTTCTATACGTAAGCTGATTCAAAAAGATGCGAAGTTTGGtaccttttttgcatttttgtaagTTAGCAGGTTTTCTTCTGTTagtaatgcaaaaaaatattggatttaGCAGGTTTTCCTACAACCATAAAAACATTGTTATAAATTGTTTACAAACAGATTTATTGATTTTCTTGTAAGTACTGGGGTCGGCATACATTCGTTGACGTATGGCCGCTATCTGCTCCTAtttttttctactgattaaatagagacagcaatagtcaaaacgttaacgtatgatcgtaatcgtgtgccatGATTCCACCCCAGGTTTATTCAGAAGGAGTTGTGCCAAGAAAATATTCGTATGGAAGGAGGAGGATATCAACCTACAATctacaatttttggaaaaattgacctaatttggaaaaaaaatattaaaaatcaatggtaacacttacAATAACGTGGTGTACCTTTTTGTAAAACCAAAAACCTAGTCTATTTTCTTGTTTATAGCTGTTTATATAGTATTTGAAAagttcattttcaaaatcaaaattttgattgaaattacaaaaaaaatttaaactagctattttttaaatttaatgttgttaagtactaatttatttctcaaaattcaatgtatttttaaacaaaaacaggaaACATGCAAAAATCAGCCTTATCGGCAGTATAGTTTCCCTGGAAAAATGTCTCTTATTCGAAAAATCGGTAtcttcttggaccttgttcgatcaattttaaattccagccaaactattcgttcaaaaaatttaaaactttacagactcaaatttaataagtgtagctatcatgtgaaaatttttcagatttttaattgttatacttttagagatttagcttggtaaaaaaagtcattttttcagactttttcaaaaatcgctttttacacgtttaataccaaaaattttaaaaacatacatttttattcacaataagcatagcatgtatatttaaaatgcaaattcaattcatagttatataaaaaattagttttgtattcattcttcaagtcacatcgatattcaaaaaacgtgttcccgatttaagaaaaagtactgtagtaaataaataaaaaactagttaattatataactttgaattgaatataaattttaaatatacaaactacgcttatttgtgattaaaaatgtatgttttttaattttttgacattaaacgggtaaaaagcgatttttgaaaaagtctgaaaaaatgactttttttaccaagctaaatctctaaaattataacaattaaaaatctgaaaatttttcacatgatagctacacttattaaatttgagtctgtaaagttttaaattttttgaacgaatggtttggctggaatttaaaattgatcgaacaaggtccaagaaaccccatgttattcccataagaaacttcaaccgcttggcgtcacgggttagaattaagttagagacttgaaacttggaaaatattttttttaagtttatttccaaccatataagattctatgagcatagaaattctaattattttaaaataatgaacaccctattgtgcaccttgcaattcacatcatgaaaagccacattttctatttatgaAATAGATTCAGCTATGctatagattccgcagttttggtcaaattcaataaaaaaatacgccaatttgtgcctaaatgtatattctttcagaatataaccttactttatttttttgtttgttttattttgcaaaaaaaattgggtaaagttgaaaaaattgggaaaaaaatcactttttcaagatttgtgggataaaaacctacacttaatttgtttaaacaatagacttatatacatcattcaaaaggtctggaaatcctcaaaaacatataacatattgagagttgttagaaaaatgactgaaatattgatagattacatcgtaaggtctgtaaaaatggttttttgtaaataaaaaaaaaaaaatggagagttccaaaaatataaaaaaaatatttttatgcattattcgaccatacgaacagcctacactatgttatttctcgggtgtattttcagtgtcgcaccgtgttatTTATAAGGTAAACCAATCCTAGGGCGACGAAATGGAAACTTTGGTGATTTTATAGGGAAATATCCGGATATTGTCTGTGGCAAAAGGAAGGATgaatattataaaaagaaacATCGATGATCGATTTATTTACATGATAATAtcttttaaatctaaaaaaaacaattcttgggGTAAACgttcacaaaaaataaactccCAACTTACGTTGTTTCTGGCAAATCAAGTAATTGCATCTGCTTTTCAAAAGCTTCCGCATAGTCCTTAATAAACTGTTTTGCATTTCGGCACGTTCTTTCACATCGGCTAATACAATATTgcacaatacattttttgtttactttctgCACTAAATAAAATAGGTAAATATTGGAGTTGTCAAATTCTCGAAGATATAAGTTcgaaggtttttttgttttgttaagttgGTTGTACTTCTTTCCCGAAAATGAAATTCCGATGGAGATTCCCGATAAGGAGAAAGATTTCCgggagaaaaaatcaattcccagggaaatttcTCACATGAGATTCCCGATAGGGCTGAATGTTAAGACGTTTtcgagaattaaaaaaaaagaactaaactAATCTTTTCTAAGAAactccttattttttttttacgtggctggacgtGTTGGTAAAAATCCAGTTTagcaaaaaatgttaattcacTTCGGTTGAAACTCTCAATAGCTTTTATAATTccgaaagaacaaaaatattccgtGTGGAAAATTGTCCATGTGAACACCAAAAAAGAGTAAAACATAATGCAACTGCGTACATATACTGTTCCTATTCAGACTGACTTATATTGCATAGTGTTTTTTCATCACCTTTTTCAGCCTCATGTTAACTTCAGGTGATTTGCAATCAAGAATGCAGTTTCTCTTACATGTTAAGAAAATATTCTCATTTCGTATTTATTAATGAGATAACTGTTGATTTAAGAAGTTTTGATGGAGTTAGCAGGAATTCTTTGGGAAAAATGGAGTTAGTTGTTTTACTCATAACGCAATTTGGCTAACTTATAAGTTGAATAATTTTGATGTCAGACGTTGCGCCTGCAAGGTTTCAAAAGATTCGATTTTTCCTAGAgagcatttgaattttttccttCGTAATTGCCTTTTGCTATCATCCGTTTATCTTTTggatgtacattagggtgggtcaaaatacaatttttggattttcaaaaaggctcagcggttaaaaggtgctaaatggttgggttagcttataagtaaaatttcatttcattattttaagcctaAGTGCCTCCGAAATgtggtttcatttttgaaaaaaccttttttttttgactaaaaaccACATACGCTTTGCTTAATGTATTATTATCTCATTTCTTATATAAGCTAATTCAAGAGGATGTGCCAAAAAGGTTAAGCGTGTAGGTTGAGttgggaaaagaaaaaaatcgttttggaGGGGGTTAATATTCGCCCCCGTttagcaattttctaaaaaaattattgaattaaggcttaactacattcaccactttttgaaaaagtaaaaaagtgaaaatattttttttctcgctagcgggattttttttgtaaaaaagagtttacaaattgatttttggacagaaaaataagcattctgcatcattcattttaattttctagcccgaaaaaccatacaaaaatgcgtttgaaaattttcacttttgtactttttcactttttgagccaatgtagttaaggctttaggaaaaaatattattaaaaatcaaccgttatacctacaacaacatgttatacctttttgttgagCCCAAAATCTCCTTTCTATTTCGCTGAGCCCAAAATCTCCTTTctatttcgctttcaaataaagctggtttataaaacagtttttgaaaaattaattttcaaaatcaaaattttgaaaaaattttttttaattagcgaactaattttttttcaaaattttatgtgattaagtactatttaagttttcaaaattcaatgctcttatttgttttcaagcaaaaacagaaaaccggatgcaaaaatgttttgtcgtttttgagaaattaaaaaaaaaaactacatttttctaaagccttaactacattggctcaaaaagtgaaaaagtataaaagtgaaaattttcaaacgcatttttgtatggtttttcgggctagaaaat
Proteins encoded in this region:
- the LOC129907150 gene encoding elongation factor Tu, translated to MYGYVGLRALAPLTSSLLGRSINKLILNKRIFTCDYCRNAPSVSVVASGPLFNQTIRKYAVEKKVFERSKPHCNVGTIGHVDHGKTTLTAAITKVLADRKLAESKKYNEIDNAPEEKARGITINVAHVEYQTENRHYGHTDCPGHADYIKNMITGTAQMDGAILVVAATDGAMPQTREHLLLAKQIGISHIVVFINKVDAADQEMVDLVEMEIRELMSEMGYDGDNVPVIKGSALCALDDKSPEIGSEAILQLLKEVDTFIPTPVRELDKPFLLPVENVYSIPGRGTVVTGRLERGVVKKGNECEFVGYNKVIKSTVTGVEMFHQILDEAQAGDQLGALVRGLKRDDIKRGMVMCKPGSVKALDQIEAQVYILNKEEGGRTKPFMSFIQLQMFSRTWDCAVQVQIPDKEMVMPGEDTKLILRLIRPMVLEQGQRFTLRDGNLTLGTGVVTKVLPVLSPTERMELTEGKKAREKKQAVKK